One window from the genome of Methanobrevibacter sp. encodes:
- a CDS encoding Coenzyme F420 hydrogenase/dehydrogenase, beta subunit C-terminal domain, which produces MSAKINDMYYAYSAIEDIKEKGEYGGVVTTIMKYLLEEGIVDGVVGVTEGYDIYDGVPILVTDPADVIKTAGSIHCGTLNIAKFVSKYLDGARDMKLAVACKPCDAMTIRELMKKGKIIEDNVIMIGVNCGGTMSPVPTMNMIRDVYELDPKDVVKEEISKGKLIMETADGEKGIAISELEEQGMGRRENCQRCNLKIPSNADLALGNWGVIGPLTGKATFVEVFSDKGAEVLDKVIEAGLIETTAPEEKGIKIRENINNFMLKESTEKKEVDYAGTTGDIIDVFHMYEEEFSKCMKCYGCREACPLCFCEDCCLEAEGPEWVPGGYTPAAPFFHLTRLVHMVDACTNCGQCSEVCPSEIPVAKVWSTINNKVRDIYGYIPGMGSDDPLPFTDHVSKAKWI; this is translated from the coding sequence CGCTATCGAAGATATCAAAGAAAAAGGAGAGTACGGTGGTGTAGTAACTACCATCATGAAATACTTATTAGAAGAAGGTATCGTTGACGGTGTAGTAGGTGTAACTGAAGGTTACGATATTTATGACGGTGTTCCAATTCTCGTAACTGACCCTGCAGATGTTATTAAAACTGCTGGATCAATTCACTGTGGTACTTTAAACATTGCTAAATTCGTATCCAAATACTTAGATGGTGCAAGAGACATGAAACTTGCAGTTGCATGTAAACCTTGTGATGCAATGACCATCAGAGAATTAATGAAAAAAGGAAAAATCATCGAAGATAACGTGATTATGATTGGTGTAAATTGTGGAGGAACAATGTCACCTGTTCCTACCATGAACATGATTAGAGATGTATATGAATTAGATCCTAAAGATGTTGTCAAAGAGGAAATTTCTAAAGGTAAACTCATTATGGAAACTGCTGACGGTGAAAAAGGTATTGCTATCAGTGAGTTAGAAGAACAAGGTATGGGTAGAAGAGAAAACTGTCAAAGATGTAATCTTAAAATTCCTTCAAACGCTGACTTAGCTTTAGGTAACTGGGGAGTTATTGGTCCTTTAACCGGAAAAGCTACCTTCGTAGAAGTATTTTCCGACAAAGGTGCAGAAGTATTAGACAAAGTTATTGAAGCTGGTTTAATTGAAACTACCGCGCCTGAAGAAAAAGGTATCAAAATTAGGGAAAACATTAATAACTTCATGCTCAAAGAGTCCACCGAGAAGAAAGAAGTTGATTATGCAGGTACTACTGGAGATATTATTGATGTATTCCACATGTACGAAGAAGAATTCTCCAAATGTATGAAATGTTACGGTTGTCGTGAAGCATGTCCATTATGTTTCTGTGAAGACTGCTGTCTTGAAGCAGAAGGACCTGAATGGGTACCTGGTGGATACACTCCTGCAGCTCCATTCTTCCACTTAACTCGTTTAGTACACATGGTTGATGCATGTACAAACTGCGGTCAATGTTCCGAAGTATGTCCATCTGAAATCCCTGTTGCTAAAGTATGGAGTACTATAAACAACAAAGTAAGAGACATCTACGGATACATCCCAGGAATGGGCAGTGATGATCCACTTCCATTCACTGATCACGTATCCAAAGCTAAATGGATTTAA
- a CDS encoding molybdopterin dinucleotide binding domain-containing protein, giving the protein MHYANTYLEKPVVPDVKITGEGSTDVLKCMLNTGSDIYQGACKKRGSTLKEEYKNASGTCYMDPRDMAKLGVNNWDTVLVKTDFGEVVVNCAVSRDAPHEGTVFICKGPWANTIVSHDTYCCSDPTYKGIHCTVEKTDRKVLLMADLMRWVYKKYVDEEEDDVVEDMDSLGELPVYHGRKWKELIDHDL; this is encoded by the coding sequence ATGCATTATGCTAATACTTATTTAGAAAAACCTGTCGTGCCTGATGTAAAAATTACTGGTGAAGGAAGTACAGATGTTCTTAAATGTATGTTAAACACAGGATCAGACATCTACCAAGGTGCTTGTAAAAAAAGAGGATCCACTTTAAAAGAAGAATATAAAAATGCTTCCGGTACTTGTTACATGGACCCAAGAGACATGGCAAAATTAGGTGTAAATAACTGGGATACTGTTCTTGTTAAAACCGATTTTGGTGAAGTAGTTGTAAACTGCGCAGTATCAAGAGACGCACCTCACGAAGGTACAGTATTCATTTGTAAAGGTCCATGGGCTAACACTATTGTAAGTCATGATACTTACTGCTGTTCTGACCCTACTTACAAAGGTATCCACTGTACTGTTGAAAAAACTGACAGAAAAGTTTTACTCATGGCTGACTTAATGAGATGGGTATACAAAAAATATGTTGATGAAGAAGAAGACGATGTTGTTGAAGACATGGATTCTTTAGGCGAATTGCCTGTTTATCATGGACGTAAATGGAAGGAGTTGATTGATCATGACTTATGA
- a CDS encoding 4Fe-4S binding protein, translating to MVVQMPKHIASGLKYLAAVKLKDAGKSHQEIADELGVDRSTISHYLNGRNLSWNSIDVARTIIDLSPKDFLKMTEAIFNEPEKSRKIVNICRERDFEAMVEDSCIGCGLCVNACTMNAIKLESLKAHADSIQCCGCQLCEDECPTNSIKILEIKYD from the coding sequence ATGGTGGTTCAAATGCCGAAACATATTGCATCTGGTTTAAAATATTTGGCAGCCGTCAAATTAAAAGATGCTGGAAAAAGTCATCAAGAAATTGCTGATGAGCTGGGTGTTGATCGTTCTACTATTTCTCATTATTTAAATGGTAGAAATCTGTCTTGGAACTCTATTGATGTTGCAAGAACAATCATCGACTTGTCTCCCAAAGATTTTTTAAAAATGACTGAAGCTATATTTAATGAACCGGAAAAGAGTCGTAAAATTGTGAATATTTGCCGAGAAAGAGATTTTGAAGCAATGGTGGAAGATTCTTGTATTGGTTGCGGCTTATGTGTAAATGCATGTACGATGAATGCTATTAAATTAGAGTCATTAAAAGCGCATGCAGACTCCATACAATGTTGTGGTTGTCAGCTTTGTGAAGATGAATGCCCAACTAATTCTATAAAAATTTTGGAGATTAAATATGATTAG
- the mobB gene encoding molybdopterin-guanine dinucleotide biosynthesis protein B has translation MKIVSIVGKKNTGKTSLTVKVIEELKKRGYNVASIKHSHHTMEMDKENTDTWKHKQAGSSVVVGIGSTTFFNVRKEMDLNRLLFLIKHMDTVDFVVIEGFKRYNYPKVATSPDVVDEYTIKEVDSFSIDNEGIKDLADIIEERSHDIVDTLFANNCGFNNGEAIASEIRCGNLSAEDLDNVSSYLSIDGNVVGLNRFVSDYLKQNVLGVINTLNLDEYNVEDISNIELIIPGEPLKQTPIDAKCTILVNNRNLEINMFANNIIANSIKGMINSIKTEPDVKKINVDITNIKGDDLENADIELKTNGHDVEINKFTQGILKETIFAVVNSLKIDEEIEELKIKVEE, from the coding sequence ATGAAAATAGTATCTATTGTTGGAAAGAAAAATACAGGCAAAACATCACTAACTGTAAAAGTTATTGAAGAGCTCAAAAAAAGAGGCTATAACGTAGCATCCATTAAACATTCCCATCACACGATGGAAATGGATAAAGAGAATACGGATACCTGGAAACACAAGCAAGCCGGATCCAGTGTTGTGGTAGGTATTGGTTCTACAACCTTCTTTAACGTGAGAAAAGAAATGGATTTGAACAGACTGCTATTCTTAATAAAACATATGGACACTGTTGATTTTGTTGTAATTGAAGGATTTAAAAGATACAACTATCCGAAAGTCGCAACATCACCTGATGTAGTTGATGAATACACAATTAAAGAAGTTGATTCATTTTCAATTGATAATGAAGGAATAAAAGACCTGGCAGACATTATTGAAGAGAGATCCCATGATATTGTAGACACATTATTTGCAAACAACTGCGGTTTCAATAACGGTGAAGCCATTGCATCAGAGATTCGCTGTGGAAATCTAAGTGCTGAAGATTTGGATAATGTATCAAGTTATCTTTCAATTGATGGTAATGTAGTTGGCCTAAACAGGTTTGTCAGCGATTATCTAAAGCAGAATGTCCTTGGCGTTATCAATACATTGAATTTGGATGAATATAATGTTGAAGATATTTCAAACATTGAATTAATAATTCCGGGTGAACCCCTTAAACAAACCCCTATTGATGCAAAATGCACCATTCTAGTTAACAACAGGAATCTTGAAATCAATATGTTTGCAAACAACATAATTGCAAACTCCATAAAAGGAATGATTAACTCGATTAAAACAGAACCTGACGTGAAAAAAATCAATGTTGACATCACCAACATCAAAGGAGATGATTTGGAAAATGCCGACATTGAACTCAAAACAAATGGCCATGATGTGGAAATCAACAAATTCACTCAGGGAATATTGAAAGAAACTATTTTTGCAGTTGTAAACTCCCTAAAAATCGATGAAGAAATTGAAGAATTGAAAATAAAAGTGGAAGAATGA
- a CDS encoding 4Fe-4S binding protein: MELKVNQDNCLGCGICVIACPVNAAISPENAGGNGAKTEEVIMMVENGFIKLFSAEKCEKCGTCQMFCPVNAIWLE; this comes from the coding sequence ATGGAACTTAAAGTTAATCAAGATAATTGTTTAGGATGTGGAATTTGTGTAATTGCATGTCCTGTTAACGCAGCTATCAGTCCTGAAAATGCTGGTGGTAATGGTGCAAAGACTGAAGAAGTTATTATGATGGTTGAAAATGGATTTATCAAACTTTTCAGTGCTGAAAAATGTGAAAAGTGTGGAACATGTCAAATGTTTTGCCCAGTAAACGCAATATGGTTAGAATAA
- the fwdF gene encoding tungsten-dependent formylmethanofuran dehydrogenase subunit FwdF, which produces MIRNLKEVKDNNFDITRSADEVRNLSFNDHVCLGCGICESTCPVEAITLNAIAVDARHRISNDVYFSGHEKIAQNFKEDFDVQRISIDESKCVLCGMCSGLCPVDALVLTIDDVPIKEIEAYPHYIAFSEIDDDECVYCKRCEIACPRDAIVIDRILPNRADLVTGEIDVDEDECIYCGVCEELCPAEAIIVDHETGKESIVIDKDACVYCLVCKKSCPTNAIKAICRACNYGEYDLNPSDAVVTGNSVIDSELCVYCGWCEGVCPTDAAKVKKPFEGSIEVDDEKCQACGACVDVCQCNALAFPVSAGPGSRMEHVTAFDEFCVRCKACAKACPNGAITVKRTEVDHTPINSTTWKEALDAIKD; this is translated from the coding sequence ATGATTAGAAATTTAAAAGAGGTTAAAGACAATAACTTTGACATCACAAGGTCTGCAGACGAAGTTAGAAACTTGTCATTCAACGACCATGTCTGTTTAGGTTGTGGGATTTGTGAATCTACTTGTCCTGTTGAAGCAATTACATTAAACGCGATTGCTGTCGATGCTCGTCACAGAATTTCAAATGACGTTTACTTCAGTGGACATGAAAAAATTGCACAAAACTTCAAAGAAGACTTTGATGTTCAAAGAATAAGCATTGACGAAAGTAAATGTGTATTATGTGGTATGTGCAGCGGATTATGTCCTGTTGATGCATTAGTATTAACTATTGACGACGTACCGATTAAAGAAATTGAAGCATATCCTCACTATATTGCTTTCTCAGAAATTGATGACGATGAATGTGTTTACTGTAAAAGATGTGAAATTGCATGTCCTCGTGATGCAATCGTCATCGACAGAATATTACCAAACCGTGCTGATTTAGTAACTGGTGAAATTGATGTTGATGAAGATGAATGTATCTACTGTGGCGTATGTGAAGAATTATGTCCTGCAGAAGCTATTATCGTAGATCACGAAACCGGCAAGGAATCCATTGTTATTGACAAAGATGCATGTGTATACTGTCTTGTATGTAAAAAATCTTGTCCTACCAATGCTATCAAAGCAATTTGTAGAGCATGTAACTATGGTGAATATGACTTAAATCCTTCAGATGCTGTTGTTACTGGAAATTCTGTCATTGACTCAGAACTCTGTGTTTACTGCGGATGGTGTGAAGGAGTATGTCCTACTGATGCAGCAAAAGTTAAAAAACCATTTGAAGGTAGTATTGAAGTTGACGATGAAAAATGTCAAGCTTGTGGTGCTTGTGTAGATGTCTGTCAATGTAATGCTTTAGCATTCCCTGTATCTGCTGGTCCTGGTTCTAGAATGGAACATGTAACTGCTTTCGACGAATTCTGTGTACGTTGTAAAGCATGTGCAAAAGCATGTCCTAACGGTGCTATTACTGTAAAAAGAACTGAAGTTGATCACACTCCTATTAACTCTACTACTTGGAAAGAAGCTTTAGATGCTATTAAAGACTAG
- the moaA gene encoding GTP 3',8-cyclase MoaA encodes MLEDVVKDKYKRPILSLRITITNRCNENCIYCHHDGMVSSKDEMTPDELYLITKIAKKIGVRKIRLSGGDPLVRKDIVEIVEKIASLDFKDISLTTNGVLLEKYAEDLKKAGLDRVNVSLDTLKRDTYKFVTNMDYLNEAKAGILKAVEVGLYPVKINMVIMKDINVDEIKDMFMFCRQHGIILQLIELIESENCEDDKFSDEYHYPLDPIEKTLADMADDVYERKFMQGRKKYYINDGEIEIVRPVDNSKFCANCSRLRITPDGKIKPCLLRNDNLVELINHVRNGKSEEELEEIFIKGINKREPFNKD; translated from the coding sequence ATGCTTGAAGATGTAGTTAAAGACAAATATAAAAGGCCAATTCTTTCACTTAGAATCACAATAACAAATAGATGTAATGAAAACTGCATATACTGCCATCATGACGGAATGGTTTCGTCAAAAGATGAAATGACCCCGGATGAATTATATCTGATAACTAAAATAGCTAAAAAAATTGGAGTTAGAAAAATCAGACTTTCCGGCGGAGACCCGTTGGTTAGAAAGGACATTGTGGAAATTGTTGAAAAGATTGCAAGTCTTGATTTTAAAGATATTTCCCTCACAACAAACGGAGTGCTGCTTGAAAAATATGCTGAAGATTTAAAAAAAGCTGGATTGGACAGAGTCAATGTCAGTTTAGATACTCTAAAAAGAGATACATATAAATTTGTAACCAATATGGATTATTTAAATGAAGCAAAAGCAGGGATACTAAAAGCTGTTGAAGTGGGATTGTATCCTGTTAAAATAAACATGGTAATAATGAAAGATATTAACGTTGATGAAATAAAAGACATGTTTATGTTCTGCAGACAGCACGGCATCATTCTTCAGCTGATTGAATTGATTGAAAGCGAAAATTGTGAGGATGATAAATTCAGCGATGAATATCACTATCCTTTAGACCCTATTGAAAAAACGTTAGCAGATATGGCTGATGATGTTTATGAACGCAAGTTTATGCAGGGCCGTAAAAAATATTACATTAACGATGGTGAAATCGAAATAGTCAGACCGGTAGATAACTCTAAATTCTGTGCAAACTGTTCCAGATTAAGGATTACACCAGACGGTAAAATAAAACCTTGTTTGCTTAGAAATGATAATCTTGTAGAATTGATTAATCATGTCAGAAATGGTAAAAGTGAAGAAGAACTTGAAGAAATCTTCATAAAGGGCATCAACAAGCGCGAACCATTTAACAAGGATTAA